One region of bacterium genomic DNA includes:
- a CDS encoding type II toxin-antitoxin system RelE/ParE family toxin, producing the protein MKFQIRLTTKAEKDLLKIPSSHKEQILSALFSLADNPYMGKKLKGRLKDVYFYRIWPYRIIYRIYKNISLVVIVRIGHRQGIYR; encoded by the coding sequence ATGAAATTTCAAATCAGGCTTACAACGAAGGCAGAAAAAGACCTTTTAAAAATTCCTTCCTCTCATAAAGAGCAAATCTTATCGGCCTTATTCTCATTAGCAGATAATCCTTATATGGGCAAAAAATTAAAGGGTAGACTAAAAGATGTTTATTTTTATAGGATTTGGCCATACCGAATTATTTATAGAATTTATAAAAATATTTCGCTAGTAGTAATTGTGCGCATTGGCCACCGACAGGGAATTTATCGATAA